In the genome of Bryobacteraceae bacterium, one region contains:
- the fabF gene encoding beta-ketoacyl-ACP synthase II, with protein sequence MSRRVVVTGVGLVSSLGIGTEETWAACRAGTSGIRRIEQFDPEGFACQIAGEVRGFDPLNWIEKKEARKMGRFIQFGIAAADFAMKASGLQITPDIADNVGVYIGSGIGGFEIIEREHKILLARGPDRISPFFIPATIINLCSGHVSIRFGAKGPNSAAATACTTSTHCIGDSYRIIQYGDADAMICGGAEAAITPMGIGGFAAMRALSTNNADPEHAVRPWDKARDGFVVGEGAGVLIIEELEFARRRGANILAEIVGYGMTGDAYHMTSGSEDGDGVIRVMRRAIRDAKLDPAIIDYINAHATSTPVGDPLEALAIRETFGEHAYKVAISSTKSMTGHLLGGAGGLEAGLTVLALRDQIAPPTANLDDPDEGCDLDFIPKVAREMKIDYALSNSFGFGGTNGSLIFRRWTE encoded by the coding sequence TTGTCCCGTAGAGTCGTCGTCACCGGCGTCGGCTTGGTGTCCTCGCTCGGCATCGGTACCGAGGAAACGTGGGCTGCCTGCCGCGCCGGAACATCCGGCATCCGCCGCATTGAGCAGTTTGACCCCGAAGGCTTCGCCTGCCAGATCGCGGGCGAGGTCCGCGGTTTTGACCCCCTGAACTGGATCGAAAAGAAGGAGGCCCGTAAGATGGGCCGCTTCATCCAGTTCGGGATCGCTGCCGCGGACTTCGCCATGAAGGCCTCCGGACTCCAGATCACACCCGACATCGCCGACAATGTTGGCGTCTACATCGGCAGCGGTATCGGCGGATTCGAGATCATCGAGCGCGAACACAAGATCCTGCTTGCGCGAGGTCCGGACCGCATCTCACCGTTCTTCATCCCGGCCACGATCATCAATCTCTGCTCAGGCCACGTCTCCATCCGCTTCGGCGCCAAAGGCCCCAACTCGGCCGCGGCCACCGCCTGCACGACTTCCACGCACTGCATCGGAGACTCGTACCGGATCATCCAGTACGGCGACGCGGATGCGATGATCTGCGGCGGCGCCGAGGCCGCAATTACCCCCATGGGCATCGGCGGATTCGCCGCGATGCGCGCCCTCTCCACCAACAACGCCGATCCTGAACACGCCGTTCGTCCCTGGGATAAAGCCCGCGACGGCTTCGTCGTCGGCGAAGGCGCGGGCGTTCTCATTATCGAAGAACTCGAGTTCGCCCGCCGCCGTGGCGCCAACATCCTGGCCGAGATCGTCGGCTACGGCATGACCGGCGACGCCTACCACATGACCTCCGGCTCCGAAGACGGCGACGGCGTCATCCGCGTGATGCGGCGCGCCATTCGCGACGCCAAACTCGATCCGGCCATCATCGATTACATCAACGCCCACGCCACGTCCACGCCGGTTGGCGATCCGCTCGAAGCCTTGGCCATCCGGGAAACCTTCGGCGAACATGCGTACAAGGTCGCCATCAGTTCAACCAAGTCCATGACCGGGCACCTCCTCGGCGGCGCCGGCGGTCTCGAAGCCGGTCTTACCGTCCTTGCCCTGCGCGACCAAATCGCTCCGCCCACCGCCAACCTTGATGACCCCGACGAGGGCTGCGACCTCGACTTCATCCCCAAAGTCGCCCGCGAGATGAAGATCGACTACGCCCTCTCCAATTCATTCGGCTTCGGCGGCACCAACGGCTCGCTCATCTTCCGGCGTTGGACCGAGTAG
- a CDS encoding carbohydrate-binding family 9-like protein translates to MTRVVLAMLAPVVLARAGNPDALIPAPRAPKDFKLTANPSSGQWKNVPAVKAVVDPFGKAAGPGDAFTFRVQWTEKYLYFLFECPYDKLTLKPGPDAKGETNKLWEWDVTEVFIGADFENIHRYLELQVSPRGEWVDLDIDRKNPLPEGGWKWNSGMTVKARIDGKTKIWYGEMKIPMASLDKRPPAPGNEFRINVYRLTGGSEARTSTMWAPVQSRSHHTPEMFGRMVLTR, encoded by the coding sequence ATGACGCGAGTTGTTCTAGCGATGCTTGCACCGGTGGTGCTGGCCCGGGCGGGGAATCCGGATGCATTGATTCCGGCTCCCCGGGCGCCGAAGGATTTCAAACTGACGGCGAATCCGTCGTCTGGCCAATGGAAGAACGTGCCGGCGGTGAAGGCGGTGGTGGATCCGTTCGGCAAGGCGGCCGGGCCCGGGGACGCGTTCACGTTCCGGGTCCAGTGGACGGAGAAGTACTTGTACTTTCTCTTCGAATGCCCGTATGACAAGCTGACGCTGAAGCCAGGCCCCGACGCGAAGGGCGAGACAAACAAGCTCTGGGAATGGGACGTCACGGAAGTGTTCATTGGGGCGGACTTTGAGAACATCCACCGCTATTTGGAACTCCAGGTGTCGCCGCGGGGCGAATGGGTGGACCTGGACATCGACCGCAAGAACCCGCTACCTGAAGGCGGCTGGAAGTGGAATTCCGGGATGACCGTCAAGGCGCGGATAGACGGGAAGACCAAGATCTGGTACGGGGAAATGAAGATCCCAATGGCGTCGCTCGACAAACGGCCGCCGGCGCCGGGCAACGAATTCCGGATCAACGTCTACCGGCTGACTGGCGGTTCGGAGGCACGGACGTCGACTATGTGGGCGCCAGTGCAGTCGCGATCTCACCATACGCCGGAGATGTTCGGCCGTATGGTGCTCACGCGATGA
- a CDS encoding SBBP repeat-containing protein codes for MRWHAVRASLEPSSVRFSIGGHAVRLVFPGSRPDTAPQPAVAPTGHANVLVGREPGEWRRDLPIVSAVVYRDLYPGVDLYFLAEAGRQGPVLKSEFHVAAGADPAVIRMRYAGAASVSLDEAGALRVAAGGDEMRENAPVVYQRDGDRVRAVESRFRLEGDEAAFALGGYDSSLGLIIDPVLAYSSYFGGSRIDNATAVAGDSAGNAYVAGWTDSSDLTLQAPIGAFRGSVDAFVYKVGPSGAVVWATYMGGTGDDRAQGIAVDSAGTTWVTGYTSSTNFPLANQLQGTRSGGRDVFVARINAAGSALMMSTYWGGAGNDEANSITVDQFNQAYIAGETYSANFPTRAPFQASNRGGRDGFLFKIGINGQVSFSTYVGGSGDDVVNAVGISQNLTPYIAGCTSSSNFPTRNPQQPSLSGGQDGFVIRFDGDAAKLIFGTYLGGNGGGVGRTECVNAMALDSFGNAYVTGVTSSTNFPLVNAFQNSRGGSTYDAFVTKLNSDGLRLYSSYLGGRGLDAGTAIRVDSSRRAWVGGYTSSNNFPVASAAQSNLGGLYDAFVARVSTAGNSIEFSTYLGGSSSDTLAGIALGGSNVFAAGLTASSDFPVAGAGTVEPRGSGDSWLTAITP; via the coding sequence GTGCGGTGGCATGCCGTCCGTGCGAGCCTGGAGCCGTCGTCGGTGCGGTTTTCGATTGGCGGCCATGCCGTCCGTCTGGTATTTCCTGGCTCGCGTCCGGATACGGCCCCACAGCCGGCGGTGGCCCCGACGGGTCACGCCAACGTTCTGGTGGGCCGGGAGCCCGGCGAATGGCGGCGGGACCTACCCATCGTTTCGGCGGTGGTATACCGCGATCTCTATCCAGGTGTAGATCTTTACTTCCTGGCCGAAGCGGGCCGACAGGGTCCAGTGCTGAAGTCGGAGTTTCATGTGGCGGCTGGCGCCGATCCGGCAGTGATCCGCATGCGGTACGCGGGAGCGGCTTCGGTGTCGCTGGACGAAGCGGGGGCTCTGCGGGTGGCGGCTGGCGGGGACGAAATGCGGGAGAATGCGCCGGTGGTGTATCAGCGGGATGGCGACAGGGTGCGCGCGGTGGAGTCGCGGTTCCGGCTGGAGGGGGATGAGGCGGCGTTTGCTCTCGGCGGCTACGATTCGAGCCTGGGCCTGATCATCGACCCTGTACTGGCATACAGTTCCTACTTCGGTGGCAGCCGGATCGACAATGCGACCGCTGTGGCCGGTGACAGTGCCGGCAATGCGTATGTCGCCGGGTGGACCGATTCGAGCGATCTTACGCTGCAGGCTCCGATCGGCGCGTTCCGGGGGTCCGTGGATGCCTTCGTGTACAAAGTGGGCCCGAGCGGCGCCGTGGTGTGGGCGACGTACATGGGCGGCACGGGCGATGACCGTGCGCAGGGCATCGCGGTGGACTCGGCGGGCACAACTTGGGTGACGGGCTATACGTCGTCCACCAACTTCCCGTTGGCCAACCAACTCCAAGGAACGCGGAGCGGGGGGCGCGATGTCTTCGTCGCGCGGATCAACGCCGCGGGCAGTGCGCTCATGATGAGTACCTACTGGGGAGGCGCCGGCAACGACGAGGCGAATTCGATTACCGTGGACCAGTTCAACCAGGCGTACATCGCTGGCGAGACGTATTCGGCGAACTTTCCCACCCGCGCTCCCTTCCAGGCCTCGAACCGGGGCGGGCGGGACGGGTTTCTTTTCAAGATCGGGATCAACGGGCAGGTCTCGTTCAGCACGTACGTTGGCGGATCCGGCGACGACGTCGTGAATGCGGTGGGGATCTCCCAGAACCTGACACCGTACATCGCCGGCTGCACGAGTTCATCGAACTTCCCGACTCGGAATCCGCAGCAGCCCTCGCTTTCCGGTGGGCAGGACGGATTCGTGATCCGGTTCGACGGCGATGCCGCGAAGTTGATCTTTGGAACCTATCTCGGGGGCAACGGCGGCGGGGTTGGCCGAACCGAGTGCGTGAATGCGATGGCTCTCGATTCGTTCGGAAACGCCTATGTCACCGGGGTCACCAGTTCCACGAACTTTCCGCTGGTGAACGCGTTTCAGAACTCCCGCGGCGGGAGCACCTACGATGCATTCGTGACCAAGCTCAACTCGGATGGGTTGCGGCTGTACAGCAGCTACCTCGGCGGGCGCGGTCTGGACGCTGGAACGGCGATCCGAGTGGACTCGAGCCGGAGAGCGTGGGTGGGCGGCTATACCTCGTCGAACAATTTCCCAGTCGCCTCGGCGGCGCAATCGAATCTCGGCGGCCTCTACGATGCGTTCGTGGCTCGCGTTTCCACGGCTGGCAATAGCATCGAATTTTCGACGTATCTGGGCGGTTCTTCGAGCGACACGCTGGCCGGAATTGCACTGGGTGGATCGAACGTGTTCGCGGCCGGTCTGACTGCGTCGAGCGACTTCCCGGTGGCCGGAGCGGGGACTGTGGAACCTCGCGGTAGCGGCGATTCCTGGCTCACTGCAATCACTCCCTGA
- the glmM gene encoding phosphoglucosamine mutase produces MPKRQHNLKIGVSGIRGVIGQFLTPRLACEFAQAFGTYVGGGRVVVGRDTRRSGEMIQHAVGCGLLAAGCEVVEVGILPTPTIQVYIDATGARGGIAVTASHNPPEYNALKIFNREGLFFNHYERSELIDLYHQSSFRHAANAQIHPVRDESGAPAKIHFERVLKNVDVEAIRRRRFRVALDSVNGAGSVLSVDFLANHLNCELHAIAVDPTKPFPREAEPRPEALGELVQLVRSNGCDIGFAQDPDGDRLAVADETGRVLDGDDVLALAVDAVLARLAGDVVVNLTTSAVIGDLAKAHGRNIHCTPVGEANVVERMRRAGAVIGGEGSNGGIIFPAVQYCRDSYTGMAFLLDRMAASGKTASELAGGLPRYARRSGKLAFEHGRLGALMRAVEAEFPDAEPDRSDGLKLVWPDKWVHVRASNTEPLLRLAAEARDTEEVTRLFERLSAIAGQ; encoded by the coding sequence ATGCCGAAGCGCCAACACAATCTGAAGATCGGCGTCTCGGGCATTCGCGGGGTGATCGGCCAGTTCCTGACGCCTCGGCTGGCGTGCGAGTTTGCGCAGGCGTTCGGAACGTACGTGGGTGGCGGGCGCGTGGTGGTGGGCCGCGATACGCGGCGCAGCGGTGAGATGATCCAGCATGCGGTGGGCTGCGGGTTGTTGGCGGCCGGGTGCGAGGTAGTGGAAGTGGGCATCCTGCCGACGCCAACGATTCAGGTCTATATCGACGCCACCGGCGCGCGAGGCGGAATCGCGGTGACGGCGTCGCACAATCCTCCGGAGTACAACGCACTGAAGATATTCAACCGCGAGGGGCTGTTCTTCAATCACTACGAACGAAGCGAACTGATCGATTTGTATCACCAGTCGTCGTTCCGGCACGCAGCGAATGCGCAGATTCATCCGGTGCGCGATGAATCCGGCGCTCCGGCGAAGATCCATTTCGAGCGTGTGCTCAAGAATGTGGATGTGGAAGCGATCCGGCGGCGGCGGTTCCGTGTGGCGCTCGATTCGGTGAACGGGGCGGGATCGGTGCTCTCGGTGGATTTCCTCGCCAACCACCTGAACTGCGAACTGCACGCGATCGCCGTGGATCCAACGAAGCCGTTCCCGCGCGAGGCCGAGCCACGGCCGGAAGCGCTGGGCGAGCTAGTTCAATTGGTTCGTTCCAACGGATGCGACATCGGCTTCGCGCAGGACCCGGATGGCGATCGCCTGGCAGTGGCCGACGAGACGGGCCGGGTGCTCGATGGCGATGACGTGCTGGCGCTGGCGGTCGACGCCGTGCTCGCCCGGCTCGCCGGAGACGTGGTGGTGAACTTGACGACGTCGGCAGTCATCGGCGACCTGGCCAAGGCGCATGGGCGGAACATTCACTGCACGCCGGTGGGCGAGGCCAACGTCGTTGAGCGGATGCGGCGCGCGGGGGCAGTGATCGGCGGCGAGGGTTCCAACGGCGGGATCATTTTCCCCGCGGTGCAGTATTGCCGCGACAGCTACACGGGCATGGCGTTCCTGCTGGACCGGATGGCGGCGTCGGGCAAAACCGCGTCGGAGTTGGCGGGAGGATTGCCGCGATATGCGCGGCGGTCCGGCAAGCTCGCGTTCGAGCACGGCCGGCTCGGGGCGCTGATGAGGGCCGTGGAAGCGGAGTTTCCGGATGCCGAGCCGGACCGGTCCGACGGCTTGAAGTTAGTGTGGCCAGACAAGTGGGTTCACGTGCGTGCTTCGAATACGGAGCCGCTGTTGAGGCTGGCGGCGGAGGCGCGGGACACCGAAGAGGTGACGCGGCTGTTTGAGCGCCTGTCGGCGATCGCCGGGCAATGA
- the aceB gene encoding malate synthase A has translation MANIQLTRTLTDEQRAITTPEALAFLVELDARFDSTRRELLARRAERAAELRAGKLPDFLDSTREIRESKWTVAPIPAALADRRVEITGPVDRKMVINALNCGANVFMADFEDANSPFWENNIEGQVNMRDAIDSSITFTNPDGKHYKLNEQIATLLVRPRGWHLVEKHALIDGRPISGSLFDFGLFFFTNAKRQLANGYGPYFYLPKMESHLEARLWNDVFVFAQNYCGVPQGSVRATVLIETILASFEMHEILWELRNHSAGLNCGRWDYIFSFIKKLGHDARFVLPNRAQVTMDKDFLDAYVQLLIQTCHAREIHAMGGMAAQIPIKGDPAANEAALEKVRLDKLREAKAGHDGTWVAHPGLVPVAKAVFDEYMKTPNQIHVKREDVHVTAADLLRPHQGDITEEGLRVNVDVGIQYLEAWLNGNGCVPIYNLMEDAATAEISRSQVWQWLKHGVTMDDGRPVTAELVRGAVAKELAEKPGTPNKKVAAGLFLEMMTKDEFTEFLTLVAYDHID, from the coding sequence ATGGCCAACATCCAACTTACTCGTACACTGACAGACGAACAGCGCGCGATCACGACGCCGGAGGCGCTCGCGTTCCTGGTGGAACTGGACGCGCGATTCGATTCGACGCGGCGGGAATTGCTCGCCAGGAGGGCGGAACGGGCGGCGGAACTACGGGCGGGCAAGCTGCCCGATTTCCTTGATTCGACGCGCGAGATTCGAGAATCGAAGTGGACGGTGGCGCCGATACCGGCGGCGCTCGCGGACCGCCGCGTGGAGATCACGGGTCCGGTGGACCGGAAGATGGTGATCAACGCGCTGAATTGCGGCGCAAACGTGTTCATGGCCGATTTCGAAGATGCGAACTCTCCGTTTTGGGAGAACAATATCGAGGGCCAGGTGAACATGCGCGATGCCATCGATAGCTCGATCACGTTCACCAATCCGGACGGGAAGCACTACAAGCTGAACGAGCAGATCGCGACGCTGTTGGTACGGCCTCGCGGCTGGCACCTGGTGGAGAAGCACGCATTGATCGACGGGCGGCCGATTTCGGGATCGCTGTTCGATTTCGGGCTGTTCTTTTTCACGAACGCGAAGCGGCAGTTGGCGAACGGGTACGGTCCGTATTTCTACCTGCCCAAGATGGAGAGCCATCTGGAAGCGCGGCTGTGGAACGACGTGTTTGTGTTCGCTCAGAATTACTGCGGTGTGCCGCAGGGGTCCGTGCGGGCGACGGTGCTGATCGAGACGATTCTGGCGTCGTTCGAGATGCACGAGATTCTCTGGGAACTCCGCAATCACTCGGCGGGTTTGAACTGCGGGCGGTGGGACTACATCTTCAGCTTCATCAAGAAGCTCGGGCACGATGCGCGGTTCGTGCTGCCCAATCGGGCCCAGGTGACGATGGACAAGGACTTCCTCGACGCCTATGTGCAGTTGCTGATCCAGACGTGCCACGCACGCGAAATTCACGCGATGGGCGGCATGGCGGCGCAGATCCCGATCAAGGGCGATCCGGCGGCGAACGAAGCGGCTCTCGAGAAAGTTCGGCTCGACAAGCTGCGTGAAGCGAAGGCGGGCCACGATGGGACATGGGTGGCGCATCCGGGGCTGGTGCCGGTGGCGAAGGCCGTCTTCGACGAGTACATGAAGACGCCGAACCAGATCCACGTAAAGCGCGAGGACGTGCACGTGACCGCCGCCGATCTTCTGCGGCCGCACCAGGGCGACATCACCGAAGAAGGGCTGCGGGTGAACGTGGACGTCGGGATTCAGTACCTGGAGGCGTGGTTGAACGGGAACGGGTGCGTCCCCATCTACAACCTCATGGAAGACGCGGCGACGGCCGAGATCTCCCGGTCGCAGGTGTGGCAGTGGCTCAAGCACGGCGTGACGATGGACGACGGGCGGCCGGTGACGGCGGAACTGGTGCGGGGGGCGGTGGCGAAAGAACTGGCCGAGAAGCCGGGGACGCCGAACAAGAAGGTGGCGGCGGGCCTGTTCCTCGAAATGATGACCAAGGACGAGTTCACCGAGTTCCTGACGCTGGTGGCGTACGATCACATCGACTAA
- a CDS encoding DUF1080 domain-containing protein: protein MRTGVFLLALCLPAVAGEAIEPKSKIELFNHRDLDGWYKWLRDYSYEDPNQVFTVQSGLLRISGQDWGGVATKQEYKNYHLIVEWKWGGKTWAPREDRARDSGILVHAVGEDGAYNKIWLESVESQIIEGGAGDFIMVGGKNKPRMTADTRKGDPSIEQDSNQVYWQKGGQPVTRDSGRFNWWGRDPNWKDTIGFRGAKDVEKPVGKWNRQEVICDGDTITNIVNGVVVNHGYNSSHTAGKIQLQSEGAEILIRKVELRPVKRHGSYR, encoded by the coding sequence ATGCGGACCGGTGTCTTCCTGCTCGCTCTATGCCTTCCGGCGGTTGCCGGCGAGGCAATCGAACCCAAGTCGAAAATTGAGTTGTTCAATCACCGCGACCTGGACGGGTGGTACAAGTGGCTGCGCGACTACTCGTATGAGGACCCGAACCAGGTGTTCACCGTGCAGAGCGGCCTGTTGCGGATTTCAGGTCAGGACTGGGGCGGCGTCGCGACCAAGCAGGAGTACAAGAACTACCATCTGATCGTCGAGTGGAAGTGGGGGGGCAAGACGTGGGCTCCACGGGAGGACCGGGCGCGCGATTCAGGCATCTTGGTCCACGCTGTCGGCGAAGACGGTGCCTACAACAAGATCTGGCTGGAGTCCGTCGAGTCGCAGATCATCGAGGGCGGCGCGGGCGACTTCATTATGGTCGGCGGGAAAAACAAGCCGCGCATGACCGCGGACACCCGCAAAGGCGATCCGTCGATCGAGCAGGACAGCAACCAGGTCTACTGGCAGAAAGGCGGCCAGCCGGTGACGCGTGACAGCGGACGGTTCAACTGGTGGGGCCGCGATCCGAACTGGAAAGACACGATCGGCTTCCGCGGCGCCAAGGACGTGGAGAAGCCGGTGGGGAAGTGGAATCGACAGGAAGTGATCTGCGACGGAGATACGATCACCAACATCGTCAACGGCGTGGTGGTCAACCACGGATACAACTCGTCGCACACGGCCGGAAAGATTCAACTTCAGTCGGAAGGCGCGGAGATCCTGATCCGCAAAGTGGAACTGCGCCCAGTCAAAAGACACGGTTCCTACCGGTAG
- the purB gene encoding adenylosuccinate lyase — MIARYTRSAMGRVWSDPNKYACWLEVELAASEALAGLGTVPHEAARLLQQHAGFSVARIFEIESEVRHDVIAFTTAVAETMAAAGAAEASRWFHYGLTSNDVVDTAQALQLKEASRLLLDGMDKLLAPLAERAHEFKRTPQIGRTHGIQAEPITFGLKFALWYDELVRARRRFAAAAEDVRVGKLSGAVGTFGHISPEAEEKICEKLGLAPAEIASQVIARDRHAAYVSALALVCAVCEKIALEVRHLQRTEVREAEEPFAAGQKGSSAMPHKRNPVVCEQICGLARVVRSNVQAAFENIALWHERDISHSSVERVILPDSTILTDYLLEKTRWLVAGMRVNPARMRANLDLTHGLIFSGQLLLDLAAAGMLREDAYRVVQEHAMKAWESGGNFREAIEADPRITSLLGPDALGRSFSLDRQLGNVDAIFRRVFA, encoded by the coding sequence ATGATCGCGCGATACACAAGGTCGGCCATGGGCCGCGTCTGGAGTGACCCGAACAAGTACGCCTGTTGGCTCGAGGTGGAACTGGCCGCCTCGGAGGCGCTCGCTGGACTAGGGACCGTCCCCCATGAGGCGGCACGGCTGCTTCAGCAGCACGCCGGGTTTTCCGTGGCGCGGATCTTCGAGATCGAGAGCGAAGTGCGCCACGACGTGATCGCCTTTACAACTGCGGTGGCTGAAACGATGGCCGCTGCAGGCGCGGCGGAAGCCTCTCGTTGGTTTCACTACGGGCTGACGTCGAACGATGTCGTCGACACGGCGCAGGCGCTGCAATTGAAAGAGGCGTCGCGGCTCCTGCTCGACGGGATGGACAAGCTGCTCGCGCCACTGGCCGAGCGCGCCCACGAGTTCAAGCGGACGCCGCAGATCGGACGGACGCATGGCATCCAGGCCGAGCCGATCACGTTCGGGCTGAAGTTTGCGCTTTGGTACGACGAGTTGGTGCGTGCGCGGCGGAGGTTCGCCGCGGCAGCCGAAGATGTGCGCGTGGGAAAGCTCTCCGGTGCGGTGGGCACGTTTGGCCATATCAGTCCGGAAGCGGAGGAGAAGATCTGCGAGAAGCTGGGCCTCGCTCCGGCCGAAATCGCTTCGCAGGTGATCGCTCGGGACCGCCATGCGGCGTACGTTTCGGCGCTCGCGCTGGTGTGCGCTGTTTGCGAGAAGATCGCGCTCGAAGTGCGCCACCTCCAACGCACCGAGGTCCGCGAGGCCGAAGAGCCGTTCGCCGCGGGGCAGAAAGGCTCGTCGGCGATGCCGCACAAGCGGAATCCGGTGGTCTGCGAGCAGATCTGTGGATTGGCGCGAGTGGTACGGTCCAACGTACAAGCGGCGTTCGAGAACATCGCGCTGTGGCATGAGCGGGATATCTCTCACTCCTCCGTCGAGCGGGTCATCCTGCCCGATTCGACTATCCTCACCGACTACCTGCTCGAGAAAACGCGGTGGCTCGTCGCCGGCATGCGGGTCAACCCGGCGCGGATGCGCGCGAACCTCGATCTCACCCACGGGCTGATCTTCAGCGGGCAGTTGCTGCTCGACCTCGCGGCGGCCGGAATGCTTCGCGAGGACGCCTACCGGGTCGTGCAGGAACACGCGATGAAGGCGTGGGAAAGCGGAGGAAATTTCCGCGAGGCGATCGAGGCCGATCCGCGCATCACATCGTTGCTCGGACCGGACGCACTGGGGCGGTCGTTCTCGCTCGACCGCCAGCTCGGCAACGTCGACGCCATTTTTCGCCGCGTCTTCGCTTGA
- the acpP gene encoding acyl carrier protein, which produces MSVEQKVKQIIVEQLGVDESQVDDTASFIDDLGADSLDIVELVMAFEEAFELDIPDEDAEKIATVKDAVDYIKAKKK; this is translated from the coding sequence ATGTCTGTTGAACAAAAAGTAAAGCAAATCATCGTCGAACAGTTGGGCGTGGACGAATCCCAGGTCGACGACACCGCTTCGTTTATCGATGACCTCGGCGCCGACTCGCTCGACATCGTCGAACTCGTCATGGCGTTCGAAGAAGCCTTCGAACTCGACATCCCCGACGAAGACGCGGAGAAGATCGCGACCGTCAAGGACGCCGTCGACTACATCAAGGCCAAGAAAAAGTAA
- a CDS encoding response regulator has translation MIAAPMLARVLIVDDNPAARLTLQTVLRAGGYDVDSAASAAEAYGKLDDSEYELVLSDLRMESPDAGYRVLAHARGLDYRPATALLTTHSSFEASQPENGTLVETEDVEGLLSRVADLISSRAERRMRAAARR, from the coding sequence ATGATCGCGGCTCCCATGTTGGCACGCGTCCTGATCGTCGATGACAACCCCGCCGCCAGGCTCACGTTGCAGACGGTACTGCGCGCCGGCGGCTATGACGTCGATTCGGCGGCATCGGCTGCCGAAGCATACGGCAAACTGGACGACAGCGAGTATGAATTGGTACTGAGCGACCTGCGAATGGAGTCACCCGACGCAGGCTACCGCGTGCTGGCGCACGCGCGCGGGCTCGATTATCGTCCGGCTACCGCGCTGCTCACCACCCACAGCAGTTTCGAAGCCAGTCAGCCGGAAAACGGCACCCTCGTAGAGACCGAGGACGTCGAAGGACTGCTGTCGCGGGTTGCTGACTTGATCAGCTCGCGCGCCGAGCGCCGGATGCGCGCCGCCGCACGGCGATAG
- a CDS encoding aldo/keto reductase: MDRVVPEVCLGCVTFGREIREDDSHRVLDYAFERGIRFFDTAEAYGGGASERVLGNWIRSRGVVREVTVATKALRNFTASHLPESLAASLERLHLDSVDIYFLHQPDPAVPLEETIDTLATLRNAGLLRRAGTSNFPLSLLEKAERLADLGAGVRLDITQPNYNLAVRGIEGPFLEFCRQRSVEIVTYSPLGAGFLTGKYTSGADAPLGTRFDVIPGHRDIYCTPENFAIVERLRQAAVRASRTMPHLAMQWVFEASAIDRVLIGARSTAHIDQAMAARQAAIESSVDGSARQLLEGD; the protein is encoded by the coding sequence TTGGACCGAGTAGTTCCGGAAGTCTGTCTCGGCTGCGTCACCTTCGGGCGCGAGATCCGGGAAGATGACTCCCACCGCGTACTCGACTACGCGTTCGAACGCGGAATCCGCTTCTTCGACACCGCGGAGGCATACGGCGGCGGAGCCTCCGAACGCGTCCTCGGCAACTGGATCCGGTCCCGCGGCGTCGTGCGCGAAGTCACAGTGGCCACCAAGGCGCTGCGCAACTTCACGGCCAGCCACCTACCCGAGTCGCTGGCGGCGAGTCTCGAGCGCCTGCACCTGGATTCCGTCGACATCTACTTTCTCCACCAACCCGACCCCGCTGTCCCGCTCGAAGAGACCATCGATACTCTCGCCACGTTACGCAACGCCGGTCTCCTCCGACGCGCCGGAACCAGCAACTTCCCGTTGTCTCTCCTTGAAAAAGCCGAGCGGCTCGCGGACCTGGGCGCCGGCGTCCGCCTCGATATCACGCAGCCCAACTACAACCTCGCTGTCCGCGGCATCGAGGGGCCCTTTCTCGAGTTCTGCCGCCAGCGCTCCGTCGAGATCGTCACCTACAGCCCGTTGGGAGCCGGCTTCCTCACCGGCAAGTACACATCCGGCGCCGACGCCCCGCTCGGAACCCGCTTTGACGTGATCCCCGGCCATCGCGACATCTACTGCACCCCGGAGAACTTCGCCATCGTCGAGCGACTCCGCCAAGCCGCGGTCCGTGCGAGCCGCACCATGCCGCACCTCGCCATGCAGTGGGTCTTCGAAGCCTCCGCCATCGATCGGGTCCTAATCGGGGCGCGAAGCACTGCCCACATCGATCAGGCGATGGCCGCTCGCCAAGCCGCCATCGAATCCTCCGTCGACGGAAGCGCGCGCCAACTTCTCGAAGGTGATTGA